A stretch of Henckelia pumila isolate YLH828 chromosome 4, ASM3356847v2, whole genome shotgun sequence DNA encodes these proteins:
- the LOC140865559 gene encoding protein GRAVITROPIC IN THE LIGHT 1: MAEFEGGPSPNPPLQLSDMFQKFALAFKSKTYELFAEESSSSAAAADADLFTLLDSAEEFIPDQKVVVIKPDTSSGPNSSRTLLLRSLIPSLFATLSSFEASYLQFQTAHVPEVDEKALEVADRSLVAILQKLSEMRGFYIRSIRGLSCDFEFPAGSFLEFQVQENQSKLRALETMVNSLQSQIDVKDDEVKVLKKKLEKLRVLNADLSRKLGLKEGKMSSGIEVLLTIRVFEAMLSDSLKLVRFFAKLLIDLMKRAGWDLEMAANSVYSGLDYSKTEHFRYVFLSYICLGMFQNFDKSDFGLCGSDPIPMCNENDIKHSGNGVSDSENSFYLKQLIEHVSSNPRDILVKNPKCEFSQFCEMKYEELIHPKMECSIFSKLDGKEKVLDSWKSLTIFYESFVRMASSIWLLQKLAYSFSPTVEIFQVERGAEFSMVYMEDILGKSSFTWKTMQRVGFTVVPGFKVGKTVIQSQVYLMSQKCDDL; the protein is encoded by the coding sequence ATGGCGGAATTCGAAGGAGGCCCATCACCTAATCCGCCGCTTCAATTGTCCGACATGTTCCAGAAATTCGCCCTCGCTTTCAAGTCCAAAACATACGAACTCTTCGCCGAAGAGTCGTCCTCCTCCGCCGCCGCCGCAGACGCCGATCTTTTTACTCTCCTTGATTCTGCAGAGGAATTCATCCCCGATCAAAAAGTAGTCGTTATCAAGCCCGACACGAGTTCGGGCCCGAATTCTTCGCGGACCCTTTTGCTCCGAAGTTTGATTCCTTCCCTATTCGCCACCCTTTCTTCCTTTGAAGCTTCGTATTTGCAGTTTCAAACTGCCCACGTTCCAGAGGTGGACGAGAAGGCTCTCGAGGTTGCTGATAGATCACTTGTTGCAATCCTCCAGAAATTGTCGGAGATGAGGGGTTTTTACATAAGAAGTATTCGTGGGCTGAGTTGTGATTTTGAGTTTCCGGCAGGTTCGTTTTTGGAATTTCAGGTGCAGGAGAATCAGAGCAAGCTCAGGGCACTGGAGACTATGGTGAACTCTTTGCAATCCCAAATCGATGTTAAGGATGATGAAGTAAAGGTTTTGAAAAAGAAATTGGAAAAATTGAGGGTGCTCAATGCCGATTTGTCTCGAAAATTAGGGCTGAAAGAGGGGAAAATGAGCTCAGGGATTGAGGTTTTGTTGACAATTCGAGTTTTTGAAGCCATGTTGAGTGATTCTTTGAAGTTGGTTCGTTTCTTTGCTAAGCTGTTGATAGATTTGATGAAGAGAGCTGGGTGGGACTTGGAGATGGCGGCCAATTCGGTTTACTCGGGTTTGGATTACTCGAAAACAGAGCATTTCCGGTACGTGTTTCTGTCCTATATTTGTTTGGGAATGTTTCAGAATTTTGATAAGAGTGATTTCGGATTATGTGGTAGTGATCCTATTCCTATGTGTAACGAGAATGACATTAAACATAGCGGCAACGGCGTAAGCGATAGTGAAAATAGTTTTTATTTGAAGCAGTTGATCGAGCATGTTTCAAGTAATCCTAGGGACATCTTGGTTAAGAATCCGAAATGCGAGTTCTCGCAGTTTTGTGAGATGAAGTATGAGGAACTTATTCATCCAAAAATGGAGTGCTCCATTTTTAGTAAATTGGATGGGAAAGAGAAGGTGTTGGATTCTTGGAAATCACTGACCATATTTTATGAGTCCTTCGTTAGGATGGCAAGCTCGATATGGCTACTTCAGAAGTTGGCATATTCATTTAGTCCCACGGTTGAAATATTTCAGGTCGAGAGAGGGGCCGAGTTTTCAATGGTTTATATGGAAGATATTTTGGGCAAATCTAGTTTTACTTGGAAGACCATGCAGAGAGTCGGGTTCACTGTCGTTCCTGGGTTCAAAGTTGGTAAGACGGTCATTCAGTCTCAGGTTTATTTGATGAGCCAAAAGTGCGACGACTTGTGA